AAAAGACAAGGGGATATACTTGTTGTTGGAGTAAATTCAGATGCGTCTGTAAAAAGATTAAAAGGTGAAAGTAGACCAATTAATAGTGAAGTAGATAGAGCTGAAATGCTTTGTGGTTTAAAAGCTGTAGATTATACAGTTATATTTGAAGAAGATACTCCTTGTGAGTTATTAGATGAATTAAAACCTTCAATTCATGTAAAAGGAGGAGATTATACAAAAGATGATCTTCCAGAGACAAAAATTGTAGAGAAAAATGGTGGAGAAGTTAGAATTTTAGGATTTGTAGAGGGGAAGTCTACAACGAACATAGTTAATAAGATACAAGGGTAGGTGAATTATGAAAAAAATATTAACATTTGATGAAATTAATATATTAGCTAAAAAACTAGCAGATTATGTTTCACCAAATACAGTAGTAGCTCTAATAGGTGATTTAGGAACAGGGAAAACAACGTTTACAAAAACTTTTGCAAAAGCTTTTGGGATAATGGACAATTTGAAAAGTCCGACATTTAACTATGTTTTAGAGTACTTGGATGGAAGATTACCTCTTTATCATTTTGATGTATATAGATTAGGAAGTCCAGAAGAGATTTATGAAATTGGTTATGAAGATTACATAAATAATGATGGAGTAGCTCTTATAGAGTGGGCAAATATAATTGAAAGTGAGTTGCCTAAAAAATATATAAAGATAGAGTTTGAATATGCTTTAGATAAAGAAGAGCAAGAGGTCAGAAGCGTTAGCTTAGAGTATATAGGAGATAAAGAAAAAGAGGAGGAGATGTTAAAATATGTTGATTTTAGCAATTGATACATCTACAAATATAGGAACAGTAGCTATTTATGATAATAAAAAAGGCGTTGTTGGAGAAATAACTTTGAATGTAAAGCAAAACCACTCAGCAATAACAATGACAACAATAGATACATTATTTAATTTAACTGGGATAGATAAAAAAGAGATTGATAAAATTGCTGTAAGTACAGGGCCAGGTTCATTTACTGGAATAAGAATTGGAGTAGGGTTAGCTAAAGGCTTAGCATACGCTTTAAAAAAGCCAATTGCTGGAATAAATGAACTAGATTTACTTGCGAATACATATAATGGTGATAAAAAAGTTATAGCAATGTTAGATGCAAGAAAGGAAAGAGTATTCTCTGGAGTATATAAGAAAAAGAATGATGCCTTTATGTTAGATGGAGAATATATGGCTGAAGAACTAGAGAATATATTAAATATTGTGGATGAAGAAACTGTATTTGTTGGAGATGGAGCATCTACATACGAAGATATAATAAGAGAAAAACTAGGAGATAAATGTATATTTATTAAAAAATCTTTAAATATATCTAGAGCTTCTTTATTAGCTGAATTAGCTGAAAATAAAGAGGATAATTTATTTACTCTTGAGCCATACTATGTAACAAAATCTCAAGCTGAAAGAGAAAAAGAAGGTAAATAAATATCGAGGTGGGCTTATGAACTCTTTTAAATTGAAAGATGGAATCTATTGGATTGGAGCATTAAATCCAGATCTGAAAGTGTTTGATGTGATTATGGAGACTCAATTTGGGACGACGTATAACTCTTATTTAGTTAAGGGTGATAAAAAAATAGCAGTTTTCGAAACTGTAAAAGAAAATAAATTCCAAGAGTTTTTAGAAAGATTAAAAACATGTTTAGATGACATCAGTAAAATTGATTATATTGTATTAAACCATACAGAACCAGACCATTCAGGATCTGTTGGAAAATTATTAGATTTAGCACCAAATGCTAAAGTTGTTGGATCAAAAAATACAATTGAGTTTTTAAGAGGTATACTAAATAAAGATTTTCCTCATATAATTGTAGGACAAGATGACACCATATCTTTAGGAAATAAAACGTTAAAATTTATATCAGCACCATTTTTACATTGGCCAGATTCAATGTATACTTATATAGAAGAGGATAAATATCTAGTGACATGTGATTCATTTGGTTCTCATTTTAGTTTTGATGGTATATTATTATCAAAAGTTCCAGTTGAAAGACATAAAGATTATATGGTTGCTTTAAGATACTATTATATGTGTATATTTTCACCTTTTAGAAAATATATGTTAGAAGGAATTGAAAAAATTAAAGATTTAAAGATTGATGCAATACTTCCAGGGCATGGTCCTGTTTTAGATATTGATATCGATAAGATGATACAAACATATAAAAATTGGTCAACAGTAAAAAATCCAAATGAATTTAAAAGTATTATAATCCCATATGCAACAGCTTATGGATATACAAGAGAGCTAGCTCAAGAAATTGAAAAAGGAATAAAAGATTACAATTCTACTATAGAAGTAAAAAGTTATGATTTAAATATAGATAACTTTGGAAAATTAGAAGGTGAGATTTTAAGAGAATTTCAATGGGCAGATGGGATACTATTTGGAAGCTGTACTATAAACGGAGATACGTTGCCGGTTATTTGGAATCTTTTAACATCGTTAAACCCAATCGTTCATGGTGGAAAATATGTATCAGCTTTTGGAAGTTATGGGTGGAGTGGAGAAGCTGTTCCTAATATAATTTCTAGATTAAAAGAACTTAGAATGCATGTTATAGATGGGATGAAAGTTAATTTTAGAGCATCTAGAAAAGATTTAGATACAGCATTTGAATTTGGAAAAGAGTTTGCAAAGCATATGTGTTTGAAAACACTCCCAGAAAAGGTGGTGGATACAGTTATGGAGAATTTAAATCCAGATAGAAAATTAATGAGATGGACATGCAGTGTTTGTGGAGAATCTTATGTTCAAATTGATCCCCCAGAGGTTTGCCCAGCATGTGGAGTTGGAAGAGAATTCTTTGTACCATCGCCGCTAGATAAAAAAATTGAAAAAAGTGATGCTGAAGAAAAAATAGTTATAATAGGTGGAGGAATTGCAGCTTTATCTACTGCTCAAGTAATTAGAGAAAGAAATGACAAAGCTAAGATAGTTATTTTATCTAAAGAGAAAGAGTATCCATATTATAGAACATTATTGTCTGAAATGATTGGAGAAAATATTTCAAGAGAAAAATTCTTAGTAAAACCAGAAGAGTGGTATAAAGATAAAAAAATTGAAATCTCTTTGAAAAAAATAGTGGAGGATATAGATTCTAAAAATAAAATTATAAAAACAGAAGATGGACAAGAAATATCGTATGATAAACTTGTTATAGCTACAGGAGCAAGAGCAATGGTTCCAAGCATTGGTAACTCTCATTTAGAAGGAATATTTACTGTTAGAAATAAAGAGGATGTAGATGCAATTAAAAATTATTGCATTGGAAAGAAAAAAGCTGTTGTAATAGGTGGAGGAGTTTTAGGATTAGAATCAGCATGTGGACTTCAGAAATTAGGATTAGAAGTTACTGTTGTTGAGATGATGCAAAGAATGCTTCCAAGACAACTTGATGAAGAAGGGTCAAAAATATTTGAAACATGTATTAATAAAAGTGATATAAAACTTTATAAAAACTCTAAAGCAGAAAAATTTGATGGAACTCAAAAAGTAGAGGGAATTCATTTAGATAGTGGAGAAGTAATCGAAGCAGATATTGTTATAATTAGTTCAGGAATAATTCCTAATAAAGAGTTAGCTGAAAAAGCAGGTATTGCTATTAATAGAGGGATAATTGTTAATGAAAAAATGGAAACATCTGTAAAAGATATTTATGCTTGTGGAGATGTGGCTGAGTATAAGGGAAATGTAATTGGATTATGGCAAATATCTTCAGATCAAGGAAAAGTAGCAGGACTTAATTCTATCGGAATTGAAGAAAAATATGAAGATAAAATACAACCAGTTACTTTTGAAGGAATGGGAACAAAAATATTCTCAGCAGGTGGTGTTTTAGAAACTCAAGATTCGATTTGTGAAAGAGATTATGATGATTTAATTTATAAAAAATTAAACTTTAAAAATAATGAATTATCATCTGGAATATTAATTGGAGATATAGAAAAAGGTATAGTTATAATTAAAGGATTAAAAGATAAAGAAAAAAAAGGAAATCTATTAAAAAAGTTCTATAAATAGGTAGTAAATTAAAATTGACAAAAATAGTTGTCTATGTTAAAGTACAAATATATTTAAAGGAATATTTTCCATATTAAGGAGGAAAAAATGGGAAAGGTTTTAAGTTTAAATAATTCAAATTTTAAAGGTGAAGTTATTGAATCAAAAGGATTAGTATTAGTTGATTTCTGGGCTGATTGGTGTGGGCCTTGCAAAATGTTAGCGCCAATTTTAGAAGAGCTTTCAGGAGAAACTGAAGCAAAAATCTGTAAGGTAAATGTAGATGAAAGTGGAGACTTAGCAGGAGATTACGGAATTAGAAGTATTCCAACAATGATTATATTCAAAGATGGAGTTAAAGTTGATCAAATAGTTGGGTTAAGACAAAAATCAGAGCTTTTAGAAAAATTGAATTCTTATTAAAATAATAAATAAAAAGGTTGCTACTGGCAACCTTTTTTGTTTTATGGTATAATTGAAATTAACATAAAATGGGAAAATGGGAGGGCCAATGAAAAGTAAAATCTATTTAATTTTAGCTTTAATGGTTGTTGCTATAACCAGTTTAAAAGCACAAACAGAAAAGATTGATGATTTACAAAATGAAGTTGAGATAGACTTGAATTCAGATACGATGACTTCGACAGACGGAGTAAATGTAAGATATGGATCTTTAAAGTTAAAAGCTTTTGAAGTTAAAGTTGACAGAGAGAAAAATAGAGCTTATATTCCAGGAGAGTTCTATCTAGAAGCAGATGAGCCTACAGGAAAATTGAGAATGGACTCACTAAATGGAGAGTTTGATACAGAGGGGAAAACTGGAAGTTTTGGTAAAAGTTTTGGATATCTTGAAGTTGGTCAGGTAACTGGTGCAGAAAAGCCAAATGATAGAATCTATTTTGGTGGAAATAAAACAGAGTACTTAAATGGGAAAACTTATTTAAGAGATGCATGGTTTACAACAGATCCTAAAATTCTTGAGAATAGAAACCCAGAAGAAGTTGGTTACCATTTACAATCTGATACAATAGTAATTGAACCAGATAAACAAGTAACCTTTAGAAATACAAATCTTTTCATAGGAGATACAGATGTAATCCCATTTTCATTACCTTGGTATAGATTTAATATAAGACAAGGTTCAGAAGTTCCTTTATTCCCAAGTTGGGGAAATGATGATGACTACGGATGGTTTATAACATCAGGGGTTTTATGGGGAGATAAAGATAGTAAATTTAAAGGTGGTATAGCACCAAAATTTGGAGATAGAATAGGACTTTTAATAGGTAGAATGGAAAATTGGTATGATTTTGGAACCTATGGAAAAGGACAATTAAATATTAATGATTGGTTAATAGATAAAAAAGCCGATGGAAATGATGTAGAAAGAAACTTCAATAGATGGGATTTCAATTACAATCATAACTATTCTGGTGAATATGGATTCTTTAATTTAAATTATAAGAACGCAACATATAACATGATTCCAACTTTAGATGATGCGATAGATAAGTATTTTTATGGTCCAGGAAACCAAGGAAGACCAGGCAATACATGGAAATATGTTGATGGTATACCAGATCGTGGTGGAAGTTTAGGATTCTATACTTTAAATACAGAGTTAACAAATTTAGGAGAAGATAAAGATATTAGCATTAAAGCTGATGTAAATCTTGTTTCTGATAAAAAAGTATATGGAGTAATAGTAGCAGATCAATTGGATGATATGGACTATGGATCATCGTCAGACTATGATTTAACAAGCGATGTATCTATAAAGAAAGAAAATGATAGATATTCAGTAGGAGCATATTATAACTATCTTTATGATATGGATCCAGGATCTACAAAACAAGACTTGCAGTCAAGAGCTGAGAATTTTGGATTTAATTTTAATGATAAAGTAAATAAGATTAATATATCTTATGATGATAAAACAGGAAATAAATTCAGAGAGTTAAACTCTTGGGAAAGAGATCCAAATTTTAGTAAATTAGATAATCAAGGCTTTTATGGAATAAAGTTTGATTATACTCCATGGACTGTAGAACAATATAGTATATATGATAGCAAGGATCTAAAGACCTCTTTAGGTGAATATCATCTATATAAAGATGTATTCTATAAAGTTGGGTATGATTATACTGAGTTTGAGCATAAACTAAACTTACAAAATGATCCATTTAGAAAAACTGCTTTATTTGATGGAACTACAAAAACTAATAATTATAGAGATTTACAATATAATAGATATGAAAATATTATTTATAATAAAACATCTGAGAATAGAGCTTACGTAGACTTTATGTATGATTCATTAAAGCTAACAATAGCTGGAGGTAATACAAAAGAAGAGATATGGGATAGAGAAGGGATTTATCACTATGGTGATATAAATAATCCTTGGGATAGAAGTGCATATAGAATATATGTAAATAACTCAAATTTCTATGAAGTAGGTTTATCTGATGAAAAACTATCGCTATCAAGACTTGGAAATCTAGAAGTATATGGAAATGTAAGATTTGATCAGTATGATAAAGGGTATGATAATTTAGCTGACAAAGAGATATCAACAGATGATAGTTCAACTAGATATAGAGCTGGATTTACTCATAATGTAACTATATTTGATAATAGTGAAAACAAAGAGAGAAAAACAGATTTATCTTTATTAAATAGATTAACTTATATGTTCCAAGAGTATTCTTATAACTCAGATTCAAAAATTACTAAAGATGTAAGAATGGCTCAAAAGGATAATATTCAACAGGTTACAGATACTGTTACATTTGATTTAGGAAATACTGAAACTGTATATAAAGTTGATTATAAAGAGATAAAAAGAGCAAGTAATGACAATAAAAAAGGTGAAATATTAAATCAAAATTTAGATTTCTTAATTGATGATAAAAATAGTTTTGGTTTAGAATATGGTTCAGATAAAAGATTTACAGATTATAATAAAAAAGATGAAAATCATAATGATTTGACTTTTGAGAATTATGGTGCTAATTACAGATATGCAAATAACTATTTCTATTATAAAAATCGTAGAATAGATTCTAGTATCTGGGAAATAGAAAATGTAAATAATGCTGAAGAAAAAATTAGAGAAGATGTCTATGGTTATACTTATGATTTTGGAAAAAATAAATTAAATTTAGAGTATATTCAAGGTAAAGATGAAAGAGATGAGTTGGGAGCAAAAGTAATTAATACTAAAAATAAAACTTATTCAGTTTCATATTTAGTAGGTGGAGATGTAGAGCATTTATATAGAGCTAGCTATGAAGATTATAAAAATGCGGGTGAATGGAATCCTACGTTAAGTAGATATAACTCAGATATAGTTTATTTAGCTTATACTTATAAAGATAAGAGATTTACAGATGCAGAATTAGTTTCATATGCATCTTCAGAGTATAATAAAACTCCAGATCAATTATCCCAAGTTGAAATAGACAGAATTAGACAAGTTCTTGAAGATAGAGAAAATTCTAGAGCTAGAACATTTAATTTAAATAGAATAATTGACGATAGAACATATTTTGGAGATTATAAAAGAGGTTTCCATGCTTCTTTAATGATGCAAAGAAATGATAAGAGATATGAAATGACTGGTGATTACTTGAAGTCATTGGAGGAGTTAGAAGGAAGATTGTTCTATTCGTACAATAGAATAGGATTAGGTTATATTTATAATCAAAAATCTAATTATACAAACTATGGAGTATCAGATGAGAAAAAATTAGATTGGAGAGATTCAGAAAGAGAGCATGAGTTTAGTTTAAATGCTAAAGTTGGAAAACCAAGTGAAGGTTGGAGAACAAAAGCATATGTTAAATTCTATGATCAACTTGGAGGACAAGGTGATAATGGAAGAAGTACTTTTGATGGATTTGGTGTTGAGATAGGAAAAGAGTTTGGATACTATGAGTGGGCAGTGGCTTATGAAAGAGATTATTCATATAGAACTAAAGACTATGAATGGAGTATGGCTATCCAATTTAAACTATTAACATTCCCAACAAGTAATATATTCGGATTAGGTGCAACAACTGACCAAAATAAAAAGACAACTCCAGATACATATCTATTTAATGGAATTAAAATAGATGATCTAGAGGATTAATATATTTATAGAAGAAAAGGAGAAAAACATGAAAGTAATATTACCAAGTGGAGATATAAAAGAGTTTGAAAACAGTGTAAATATGTTTGAAGTTGCAAAGTCAATTAGTAACTCTTTAGCTAAAAAAGCTGTTGGAGCAAAAGTAGATGGAAAGGAAGTTGATATGAGCTATGTACTAGATAGAGATGCTCATGTTGAAATAATAACTCCTGAAACTGAAGAGGGAGAAGAGATAATAAAGCATTCAACTGCGCACTTATTAGCACAAGCAGTTATTAGACTTTTCCCAGGAACTAAAGTAGCAATAGGTCCAGCAATAGAGAATGGATTCTATTATGACTTTGATCCTGAAAATCAATTTACAGATGAAGATTTAGAAAGAATCGAAGCTGAAATGAAGAAAATTACAAAAGAAAATATAAAAGTTGAAAGAATTGAGATGACTAGAGATGAAGCTATAGAACATTTTAAAAATCTTGGTGAAACTTATAAAGTTGAAATTATTGAAAGCATTCCAGCTAATGAGATGTTAACATTTTATAAACAGGGAGATTTCATTGATTTATGTAGAGGACCACACGTACCGTCTACATCATACTTAAAAGCTTTTAAATTAAAGTCAGTGGCTGGAGCTTACTGGAGAGGAGATTCTAATAACAAAATGTTACAAAGAATCTATGGATTTGCATTTGCAACTGAGCCTCAATTAAAAGCACATCTAAAGTTTTTAGAAGAAGCTGAGAAAAGAGATCACAGAAAGTTAGGAAGAGAGCTAGAGTTATTCTTTACAAGTGATTTTGGACCAGGATTCCCATTCTTCTTACCAAACGGAATGAAGATGAGAAATGTTTTAACAGATTTATGGAGAAGAGAGCATGAAAAAGCTGGATACGAGATGATTCAAACTCCAATAATGCTAAATAAAGAGTTGTGGGAAACTTCAGGACACTGGATGAATTATAGAGAAAATATGTATACATCAGAAATTGATGAGACAGAATTTGCTATAAAACCAATGAACTGTCCAGGTGGAGTTTTAGTATATAAGCATGGAATGCATTCATATAAAGATTTACCAATAAGAGCAGGAGAGTTAGGAATTGTTCATAGACATGAGTTTTCAGGAGCTCTTCATGGATTAATGAGAGTAAGAAACTTTACTCAAGATGATGCTCACATCTTTATGACTCCTGAGCAAATAGAAGATGAAATTATAGGAGTAGTAAACTTAATAGATAAGTTCTATAGAGGATTATTTGGGTTTGAATATGCAATTGAGTTATCAACAAGACCTGAAAAAGCTATTGGATCTCAAGAGATTTGGGATAAAGCTGAATCTGCATTAGAGGGAGCTTTAAAGAGACTTGGAAGAGATTATAAATTAAATCCAGGAGATGGAGCATTCTACGGACCAAAATTAGACTTTAAAATTAAGGATGCTATAGGAAGAACTTGGCAGTGTGGAACTATTCAACTAGACTTTAACTTACCAGAGAGATTTGATATCTCTTATGTTGGAGAAGATGGAGAAAAGCATAGACCAGTAATGATTCATAGAGTTGTTTATGGATCTTTAGAAAGATTCATGGGAATCTTAATAGAGCATTATGCAGGAGCATTCCCAACTTGGTTAGCACCTTGTCAAGTTAAAGTATTAACTATAAATGATGAAGTTGCTCCTTATGCACAAGAAGTTGTAGATATGTTAAAAGAATCTGGAATAAGAGCAGAGATAGATACAAGAGCAGAATCTATTGGATATAAAATTAGAGAAGCTAATGGAAGATATAAAGTTCCAGTTCAATTAATAATTGGAAAAAATGAAGTAGAAAATAGAGAAGTAAATGTAAGAAGATTTGGTTCTCAAAATCAAGAATCTATGTCATTAGAAAACTTTATAGATATGATAAAAGAGGAAGCAGCACCAAAATTTAACAACTAATATTTTAGAGACTGTATTTTAATTAGTACAGTCTCTTTTTTGATTTTATAGAATTGATTTTATTTTAAAACTATGATAGAATTAAGAGTAAAATAAATATAAATCCATAATTTATATGGTAGATGTTCGGAAACCTCCATCTTAAAAAAACTAGGCTTAAAATATTAAAATACAAGGGAGAGTTGTACCCTTTTTTTAAATTTGAGCAGGAGTTTCCTGCTCTTTTTTTATTTAAAAATAAAATTAGGAGAAGAAAATGGGAATTAGGTATAGTAAAATAGAAAATAAAAATAAAAGAGAGATAGTCTTATTAAAAAGTTTTCCATGTAAATATGGAAAATGTAAGTTTTGTAATTATATAGAGGATAATTCAACGGATGAATTAGAAATAGATAAAGTTAATTTAGAAACTTTACAAGAGGTTACGGGAGAGTTTGGAGCTTTAGAGGTAATAAATTCAGGTTCAGTATTTGAGTTACCTATAAAAACATTAGAAAGAATTAGAGAAGTTGTTCATAATAAAAATATAAAATTGTTATATTTTGAGATTTATTATGGATATAAAAATAGATTAGATGAAATTAGAGAGTTTTTCAAAGGTATAGATATAAGATTTAGAATGGGAATGGAGACATTTGACAATAATTTTAGAATAAACTCATATGGAAAAAACTTTAAAATAGATACACTAGAAATAGAAGAGTTAAGTAAAAAATTATACTCAGTGTGTCTTTTAATTTGTGTAAAAGGTCAAACAAAAGAGATGATAAAAAAAGATATTGAACTTGGCTTGAAGTATTTTAAAAGTATAACTGTAAATATATTTATAAATAATGGAACTGAAGTTGAAAGAGATGAAGAGCTTGTAAAGTGGTTTGTAGAAAATTATAATCAACTACAAGAAGATCCAAGAGTGGAACTATTAATTGATAATAAAGATTTAGGAGTTTTTGAACAATAATTTTAAAAAGGAGATAATTATGAGAAATGAAATTTTATGGATAGTAATGCTTTTTGTTAATTTTTTTAGCATAATTTTTATATATAAAAAATTTGGAAAGTTAGGACTTTTTATTTGGGTTCCAATTAGTAGTATATTAGCAAATATCCAGGTTGTGCTTTTAGTAAACCTTTTTGGATTTGAAACGACTTTAGGAAATATAATGTATGCAGGTGGATTTTTAGTGACAGATATTCTATCTGAAAATTATGGTGAAGAAGAAGCAAAAAGTGCTGTTAAATTGGGGTTTGTAAGTATGATTGTAACTGCAGTAATAATGAAATTAGCAGTATCTTTTGTTCCAAGTACAGTTCAAGCAGGTGCAGAAAATTTTAAAAGTTTAAAAATGATATTTGATTTTATGCCTAGAATACTTTTTGCAGGATTAGTAGCTTATGGTGTTTCACAAAGACATGATGTTTGGGCTTATAAGTTTTGGAAAAATAGGTTTCCAGCAAAGAAACATATATGGATAAGAAATAATTTTAGTACTTTAGTAAGCCAACTAATTGATAATCTTATTTTTACAACAATAGCTTTTGCAGGAGTTTATCCAGTTGAAGTTTTAGTAGAGATATTTTTAGTAACTTATGTTATGAAAGTTATAGTAGCTACAATGGATACACCATTTGTTTATTTAGCTAGTTACCTAAAAGAAAATAAAAGTGTAACAGAAAAGATAATTATCTAGTGTTGAGTATTCTCAACACTTTTTTATTTTAAAATAGTGTTGAAAAAAAAGGATATCTATACTAAAATAAGTAAAATAACTAAAAATATTTATAGGAGGAGTTATGAAAGTAGTAGTAGCTATAGATTCGTTTAAAGGAAGTTTAAGCTCTTATGAACTTGGACAAGCAATAGAAGTTGGAGTAAAAAGAGTATACCCAGAGGCTGAAGTAATAAAGGTACCAATCGCTGATGGAGGAGAGGGAACAGTAGCTTCTTTAGTTGAAGGAACGAAAGGAAAATTTGTAACAGTAACAGTAAATAATCCTCTTATGGAAAAAATTGAAGCTAGATATGGAATAATGGGAGATGGAAAAACTGCGGTAATTGAGATGGCAGAAGCATCAGGACTGCCATTAATACCAGTGGAAAAAAGAAATCCTATGAAGACAACTACTTATGGGACAGGAGAGTTAATAAAAGATGCAATATTAAAGGGATGTCGTGAATTTATAGTTGGAATAGGTGGAAGTGCTACAAATGATGCTGGACTTGGTATGTTACAAGCTTTAGGTTACAAATTTTTAGATGAAAATAAAAAAGAATTAGGATTTGGAGGAGAGATTTTATCTAAAGTAAGATATATAGATTCGACAAAGAGTTTACCTGAATTAAAAGATTGTAGATTTTTAGTGGCATGTGATGTTGATAATCCGTTCTATGGTCCAAAAGGAGCTGCAGAGATTTACTCAAGACAAAAGGGTGCCACTGAAGATATGGTTAAAGAGCTAGATAAAGGATTAAAAGATTTATCAGAAGTAATAAAGAAAGAGTTGGATATAGATGTTTCAAATCTTTCAGGAGCTGGAGCAGCAGGTGGATTAGGAGGAGGTTTAGTAGCTTTCTTAAATGGTAAATTGTCACCAGGAATAGATATGATATTAGAAAAAGTAGGCTTAGAAAAAGAATTAAAAGATGCTGATTTTGTTATAACAGGAGAAGGTAGATTAGATCATCAGACAGCTATGGGAAAAGCACCAGTGGGAGTTGCAAAAATAGCTAAAAAATTTGATATTCCTGTAATAGCTTTAGCAGGAGGATTAACAGATGATGCAGTACAAACTCACGAAAAAGGAATAGATAGTTTCTTCTCAATAATAAATTATCCAATAACTTTAGAGGAAGCTATGAAAAAAGAGACAGCTGAAAAGTTTGTAAAAGGAAATACTGAGGAAATATTTAGATTGATAAAAGTTTGTGAGAAAAAATACTCAAAATAAAATAGGAGGCAAGAAATGACAGCATTTGGAGCAGTATTGGGATTAATAATAGCTATAATATTGATAATGAGAAAAGCTAATCCGGCTTATAGTTTAATTTTAGGTGCTATAATAGGAGGATTAGCTGGAGGAGTATCTCTTCCAGAAACAGTAAACTTAATGGTTAGTGGAGTAAAGGATGTAACACCAGCAATAGTTAGAATTTTAACAGCTGGTATCTT
This genomic stretch from Cetobacterium somerae ATCC BAA-474 harbors:
- the tsaB gene encoding tRNA (adenosine(37)-N6)-threonylcarbamoyltransferase complex dimerization subunit type 1 TsaB; the encoded protein is MLILAIDTSTNIGTVAIYDNKKGVVGEITLNVKQNHSAITMTTIDTLFNLTGIDKKEIDKIAVSTGPGSFTGIRIGVGLAKGLAYALKKPIAGINELDLLANTYNGDKKVIAMLDARKERVFSGVYKKKNDAFMLDGEYMAEELENILNIVDEETVFVGDGASTYEDIIREKLGDKCIFIKKSLNISRASLLAELAENKEDNLFTLEPYYVTKSQAEREKEGK
- a CDS encoding FAD-dependent oxidoreductase, with product MNSFKLKDGIYWIGALNPDLKVFDVIMETQFGTTYNSYLVKGDKKIAVFETVKENKFQEFLERLKTCLDDISKIDYIVLNHTEPDHSGSVGKLLDLAPNAKVVGSKNTIEFLRGILNKDFPHIIVGQDDTISLGNKTLKFISAPFLHWPDSMYTYIEEDKYLVTCDSFGSHFSFDGILLSKVPVERHKDYMVALRYYYMCIFSPFRKYMLEGIEKIKDLKIDAILPGHGPVLDIDIDKMIQTYKNWSTVKNPNEFKSIIIPYATAYGYTRELAQEIEKGIKDYNSTIEVKSYDLNIDNFGKLEGEILREFQWADGILFGSCTINGDTLPVIWNLLTSLNPIVHGGKYVSAFGSYGWSGEAVPNIISRLKELRMHVIDGMKVNFRASRKDLDTAFEFGKEFAKHMCLKTLPEKVVDTVMENLNPDRKLMRWTCSVCGESYVQIDPPEVCPACGVGREFFVPSPLDKKIEKSDAEEKIVIIGGGIAALSTAQVIRERNDKAKIVILSKEKEYPYYRTLLSEMIGENISREKFLVKPEEWYKDKKIEISLKKIVEDIDSKNKIIKTEDGQEISYDKLVIATGARAMVPSIGNSHLEGIFTVRNKEDVDAIKNYCIGKKKAVVIGGGVLGLESACGLQKLGLEVTVVEMMQRMLPRQLDEEGSKIFETCINKSDIKLYKNSKAEKFDGTQKVEGIHLDSGEVIEADIVIISSGIIPNKELAEKAGIAINRGIIVNEKMETSVKDIYACGDVAEYKGNVIGLWQISSDQGKVAGLNSIGIEEKYEDKIQPVTFEGMGTKIFSAGGVLETQDSICERDYDDLIYKKLNFKNNELSSGILIGDIEKGIVIIKGLKDKEKKGNLLKKFYK
- the trxA gene encoding thioredoxin; the protein is MGKVLSLNNSNFKGEVIESKGLVLVDFWADWCGPCKMLAPILEELSGETEAKICKVNVDESGDLAGDYGIRSIPTMIIFKDGVKVDQIVGLRQKSELLEKLNSY
- the tsaE gene encoding tRNA (adenosine(37)-N6)-threonylcarbamoyltransferase complex ATPase subunit type 1 TsaE: MKKILTFDEINILAKKLADYVSPNTVVALIGDLGTGKTTFTKTFAKAFGIMDNLKSPTFNYVLEYLDGRLPLYHFDVYRLGSPEEIYEIGYEDYINNDGVALIEWANIIESELPKKYIKIEFEYALDKEEQEVRSVSLEYIGDKEKEEEMLKYVDFSN
- the rfaE2 gene encoding D-glycero-beta-D-manno-heptose 1-phosphate adenylyltransferase; the protein is MILKRAMAAQIIEELKMQNKKVVFTNGCFDILHVGHLTYLNEAKRQGDILVVGVNSDASVKRLKGESRPINSEVDRAEMLCGLKAVDYTVIFEEDTPCELLDELKPSIHVKGGDYTKDDLPETKIVEKNGGEVRILGFVEGKSTTNIVNKIQG
- the thrS gene encoding threonine--tRNA ligase; this translates as MKVILPSGDIKEFENSVNMFEVAKSISNSLAKKAVGAKVDGKEVDMSYVLDRDAHVEIITPETEEGEEIIKHSTAHLLAQAVIRLFPGTKVAIGPAIENGFYYDFDPENQFTDEDLERIEAEMKKITKENIKVERIEMTRDEAIEHFKNLGETYKVEIIESIPANEMLTFYKQGDFIDLCRGPHVPSTSYLKAFKLKSVAGAYWRGDSNNKMLQRIYGFAFATEPQLKAHLKFLEEAEKRDHRKLGRELELFFTSDFGPGFPFFLPNGMKMRNVLTDLWRREHEKAGYEMIQTPIMLNKELWETSGHWMNYRENMYTSEIDETEFAIKPMNCPGGVLVYKHGMHSYKDLPIRAGELGIVHRHEFSGALHGLMRVRNFTQDDAHIFMTPEQIEDEIIGVVNLIDKFYRGLFGFEYAIELSTRPEKAIGSQEIWDKAESALEGALKRLGRDYKLNPGDGAFYGPKLDFKIKDAIGRTWQCGTIQLDFNLPERFDISYVGEDGEKHRPVMIHRVVYGSLERFMGILIEHYAGAFPTWLAPCQVKVLTINDEVAPYAQEVVDMLKESGIRAEIDTRAESIGYKIREANGRYKVPVQLIIGKNEVENREVNVRRFGSQNQESMSLENFIDMIKEEAAPKFNN